A genomic region of Metopolophium dirhodum isolate CAU chromosome 1, ASM1992520v1, whole genome shotgun sequence contains the following coding sequences:
- the LOC132948919 gene encoding uncharacterized protein LOC132948919 produces MSSKDEDVLAAVNLVDYLNYNQGSIVRKYWVHPFWRKNCYSRGLYSVFKELDDPDRFKSFYRMEKSTFEELVRLVGPEIQKKDTNYRRAVCPQERLLITLRYFAGESSMKAISYYFLRGETTVRNIVETISESLWSVLQPLYMPVPTKEIWTNVAERYQELWNLPNCVGSIDGKHIRIKAPDNSGSAFYNYKGFFSIVLMATADADGKFITIDVGEYGRNSDGRVLKECAFGKKLLKNQLDLPEPSTLPGEEYEPPYAYYFVGDEAFPLMNNLLRPYPRRQLTNAKRIFNYRLSRGRKSIECAFGMMTSKFRILKSPICRKIEKVDTLVKAICVLHNFIRTHDGIFSTSTDLQEFSTGYSGETQFNSQENRNRTRPSNVAVESRDRLCYYFLKPYASLPWQNNYAI; encoded by the exons ATGTCGTCTAAGGATGAAGACGTTCTTGCTGCAGTAAATTTAgtagattatttaaattataatcaaggtTCTATAGTGCGAAAATACTGGGTCCATCCATTTTGGCGTAAAAATTGCTATTCTCGTGGTCTATACTCTGTGTTTAAAGAGCTAGATGATCCAGAtcgttttaaaagtttttacagAATGGAAAAATCGACATTTGAAGAGTTAGTTAGGTTAGTAGGACCAGAAATCCAGAAAAAAGACACCAATTATAGAAGAGCAGTGTGCCCTCAAGAACGATTACTTATCACACTTAG atacttCGCTGGCGAATCATCAATGAAGGCTATTTCATACTATTTTTTAAGAGGTGAAACTACTGTGAGAAATATAGTGGAAACTATTAGCGAATCGTTGTGGAGTGTATTACAACCGTTATACATGCCAGTTCCTACTAAAGAAATTTGGACTAATGTGGCTGAAAGATATCAAGAACTGTGGAATCTACCCAACTGTGTCGGCAGTATTGACGGCAAGCATATAAGGATTAAAGCACCAGACAATTCAGGATCAgcattctataattataaaggaTTCTTCTCTATAGTATTAATGGCAACGGCAGATGCCGATggaaaatttataacaatagaCGTTGGAGAATATGGCCGCAATAGTGACGGACGTGTTTTAAAAGAATGTGcttttggtaaaaaattgcTGAAAAACCAACTCGATTTGCCTGAACCATCAACTTTACCAGGAGAAGAATATGAACCACCATATGCATACTATTTTGTTGGTGATGAGGCTTTCCCTCtcatgaataatttattgagACCTTACCCAAGGAGGCAATTAACAAATGCAAAACGTATCTTTAACTACAG actttCTCGTGGACGTAAATCAATAGAATGTGCTTTCGGAATGATGACATCAAAATTTAGAATATTGAAAAGCCCAATATGccgtaaaattgaaaaagttgaTACTTTAGTAAAAGCAATATGCGTTTTACACAACTTTATACGTACACACGATGGTATTTTTTCAACTTCCACAGATCTACAAGAATTTTCTACAGGATATAGTGGTGAAACTCAATTCAACTCACaagaaaatagaaatagaaCAAGACCATCTAATGTTGCAGTAGAATCGAGAGATAGATtatgctattattttttaaaaccatatgCATCACTGCCTTGGCAAAACAATTatgctatttaa